In Halogeometricum borinquense DSM 11551, a single genomic region encodes these proteins:
- a CDS encoding citrate synthase/methylcitrate synthase, with protein sequence MSNEVLSRGLEDVSVAETRLSQIDGEVGELTIGGFPVDELAVNATYEESVFLLLHDRLPSSEELDDFRSDLAARRGIGDEVHAVLQRAADEQKPAMDALRMGAAAATLGTGDEDVDEDIRRIVAVFPTIVATYWRYLQDEDPVEPRAEFSHAKNYLYMLNGVEPTDDEVRGLETYLNTVIDHGLNASTFSARVVVSTESDVVSAVTAAVGTLKGPLHGGAPGPVLDMLQTVHESGNPEEYVRETLAAGERLMGFGHRVYRVRDPRAAVLSEAAERFYEASDDDEFFQTVTSFEDVAVDILEEHKPDRRLQTNVEFYTAALLHGVGVPKELFTATFGISRVGGWTAHCREQLEDNRLIRPRARYVGENDRTWTPVSNR encoded by the coding sequence ATGAGTAACGAGGTTCTTAGTCGCGGATTGGAGGATGTCTCTGTGGCGGAGACACGTCTCAGTCAAATCGATGGTGAAGTCGGTGAACTTACTATCGGGGGGTTCCCGGTCGATGAACTCGCAGTCAACGCGACGTACGAGGAGAGCGTATTTCTCTTGCTGCACGACCGACTTCCGTCCAGCGAAGAACTTGACGACTTCCGCTCGGATCTCGCCGCCCGTCGCGGAATCGGCGACGAGGTTCACGCCGTCCTCCAACGAGCTGCTGACGAGCAGAAACCAGCGATGGACGCCCTTCGAATGGGTGCGGCCGCGGCTACTCTCGGAACCGGAGACGAGGACGTAGACGAAGATATCCGTCGTATCGTTGCCGTCTTCCCGACTATTGTCGCAACGTACTGGCGGTATCTACAGGATGAAGACCCGGTCGAACCACGTGCGGAGTTCAGTCACGCTAAGAACTACCTCTATATGCTGAACGGCGTGGAACCGACCGATGACGAGGTTCGCGGACTGGAGACGTACCTCAACACCGTCATCGACCACGGACTGAACGCCTCGACGTTCAGCGCCCGAGTCGTCGTTTCGACCGAGTCGGACGTTGTGTCGGCGGTGACCGCCGCCGTCGGGACGCTGAAGGGACCGCTCCACGGCGGCGCACCGGGTCCCGTCCTCGACATGCTTCAGACGGTTCACGAATCCGGTAATCCTGAGGAGTACGTCCGCGAGACGCTGGCTGCCGGCGAGCGATTGATGGGATTCGGTCATCGCGTCTACCGTGTTCGAGACCCCCGTGCGGCAGTGCTTTCGGAGGCCGCCGAACGATTCTACGAAGCCAGCGATGACGACGAGTTCTTCCAGACCGTTACGTCGTTCGAGGATGTTGCTGTCGATATCCTCGAAGAGCATAAACCGGACCGTCGCTTGCAGACGAACGTCGAGTTCTACACTGCTGCGCTTCTCCACGGTGTTGGTGTTCCGAAGGAACTGTTCACGGCAACGTTCGGTATCTCCCGCGTCGGTGGTTGGACGGCCCACTGCCGCGAGCAGTTAGAAGACAACCGTCTCATCCGTCCCCGGGCACGCTATGTCGGAGAAAACGACCGGACGTGGACTCCCGTTAGTAACCGGTAA
- the nirK gene encoding copper-containing nitrite reductase, which yields MFATTRRRVLQALGVGGTASVAGCSGEASEATEAMTKTAQSTAQSTSKPTVDKVAADPTDIPDPVDWSEPKHHDVTLETKEVTAEIEPGVTFNYMTFDGQIPGPMIRVRQGDTVSFTLKNLPENDMPHNVDMHAIYGTGGGSVATTAAPGEENSEQFKAMYPGAYIYHCAVPNLDYHISAGMFGIILVEPKEGLPEVDREFYFGQHELYTDKEAGTKGHHGFDFEAMAREDPTYVLLNGEKYAYAAANRGPLQANVGETARVFMVTGGPNLQSNFHPIGNVWSDCFPNGSLSMEPHTHIQTQVVPPGSTMVGTMEMPVPERIKLVDHALSRVARKGNLAEIDVTGKKNTDVFDPEVDGSDEGPIYGGGGE from the coding sequence ATGTTCGCAACTACGCGTCGACGTGTCCTGCAGGCTCTGGGTGTCGGTGGTACAGCGTCCGTTGCTGGCTGTAGCGGAGAGGCATCCGAAGCAACCGAGGCAATGACGAAAACCGCCCAGTCCACAGCACAGTCTACGTCAAAACCGACGGTTGACAAAGTAGCGGCCGACCCGACGGATATCCCCGACCCAGTCGATTGGAGTGAACCAAAACATCACGATGTCACGCTCGAAACCAAGGAGGTGACCGCCGAGATTGAACCGGGCGTCACGTTCAACTACATGACGTTCGACGGACAGATCCCCGGTCCGATGATTCGTGTTCGGCAGGGCGATACCGTCTCGTTCACGCTGAAGAATCTCCCGGAGAACGACATGCCACACAACGTGGACATGCACGCCATCTACGGAACCGGTGGTGGGAGTGTCGCCACAACCGCCGCGCCCGGCGAGGAGAACTCAGAACAGTTCAAAGCGATGTATCCGGGAGCGTACATCTACCACTGTGCCGTTCCGAACCTCGACTATCACATCTCGGCTGGGATGTTCGGGATTATTCTCGTCGAACCGAAGGAGGGACTCCCCGAGGTTGACCGCGAGTTCTACTTCGGTCAGCACGAACTCTATACCGACAAAGAAGCCGGTACGAAGGGCCATCACGGCTTCGACTTCGAGGCCATGGCTCGTGAGGATCCGACGTACGTCCTCCTCAACGGTGAGAAGTATGCGTATGCCGCGGCCAACCGGGGGCCCTTGCAAGCGAACGTTGGAGAGACGGCCCGCGTGTTCATGGTGACTGGTGGGCCGAACCTTCAGTCGAACTTCCACCCCATCGGCAACGTCTGGTCGGATTGCTTCCCGAACGGATCACTGTCGATGGAGCCCCACACGCACATTCAGACCCAGGTGGTCCCGCCGGGAAGTACGATGGTCGGGACGATGGAGATGCCCGTTCCAGAGCGTATCAAACTGGTTGACCACGCCCTCTCGCGGGTCGCTCGGAAGGGCAACCTCGCTGAGATTGACGTGACCGGCAAAAAGAACACCGACGTATTCGATCCTGAGGTAGACGGTTCCGATGAAGGACCCATCTACGGCGGGGGTGGAGAATAA
- a CDS encoding nitric-oxide reductase large subunit, protein MKVSRQTIAKALVAVFIINLVVMGVGAYYSSQHVPPIPKEVVGPDGDVIVTQSQVQNGKIAFQKDGLMNHGSILGNGAYYGVDYTADALDLKVQYMREYYAQERHGSAYEKLDTAEQASVNSLVRADLDESLAKNTETIRYSAAEVYAHEQAREEYVQRYHEGSAERGLPADFIGSAEDARRFADFAMWTAWISHTDRPGSDHSFTNEWPYNPAAGNAPTGSTMTWSVISMVLLVAAVGIGVWLYNSVELPEPEITSIEVPPPDEISLSPSQRAATRFIPLAGALFALQVLLGGLLAHYYVERHAFFGIEKLFGVELISVLPFSLAKTFHLDLAILWIASLWLGAGLFLPPLLTNYEPPRQKTYIHVLLGALIVAAVGGLAGIWFGAQGYIDGALWWILGNEGLEYLEVGRLWQVGLLVGFVLWTALVWRGFRPLIKRESRYGLAHLIVYAGGSIGLLFTAGMLYTPQTNIVMTEFWRWWVVHMWVEGAFEFFIVSIVGLTLVSMGLLKKRSAEKAVAFQALFVMGSGVIGAAHHYWWVGQPDVWVPLGSVFSTLELIPLILILFEAMGQYRALATSDDGFPYTLPFMFIIASGFWNFVGAGVLGFFINLPLINYYEHGTYLTVGHAHAAMFGAFGFLALGMATYMLRISAKPAQWTGKRLRWAFWLWNIGLAVMVFVSVLPVGFLQLETAFTQSYAAARSLAFYNGELVQLLFWARLPGDTMIILGTLVFAYDMVKKRFTLRPVSTPGEAPSGTIPDRVMAEDDD, encoded by the coding sequence ATGAAAGTCAGTCGCCAAACGATTGCGAAAGCGCTCGTCGCCGTCTTCATCATCAATCTCGTGGTGATGGGTGTCGGCGCGTACTACTCTTCGCAGCACGTTCCGCCCATCCCGAAGGAAGTCGTCGGACCGGACGGCGACGTCATCGTTACTCAGTCACAGGTACAGAACGGGAAGATAGCGTTCCAGAAGGACGGACTGATGAACCACGGCTCCATCCTCGGTAACGGAGCTTATTACGGAGTCGATTACACGGCCGACGCCCTGGACTTGAAGGTCCAGTATATGCGCGAGTACTACGCGCAAGAGCGTCACGGGTCGGCGTACGAGAAACTCGATACTGCCGAACAGGCGAGTGTGAACAGCCTCGTTCGTGCGGACTTAGACGAGTCACTCGCGAAGAACACCGAGACGATTCGGTACTCGGCCGCTGAAGTGTACGCCCATGAGCAGGCCCGCGAAGAGTATGTCCAGCGATACCACGAAGGATCGGCCGAGCGTGGCCTCCCAGCGGACTTCATCGGATCGGCTGAAGACGCTCGTCGGTTCGCCGACTTCGCGATGTGGACGGCGTGGATCTCTCATACGGATCGCCCCGGAAGCGATCACAGTTTCACGAACGAGTGGCCGTACAACCCCGCAGCCGGTAACGCTCCGACCGGTTCGACGATGACGTGGAGCGTCATCAGCATGGTGTTGCTGGTTGCGGCCGTCGGTATCGGCGTCTGGCTCTACAACTCGGTCGAACTTCCCGAACCAGAGATAACGAGCATCGAAGTCCCACCGCCGGACGAAATTTCGCTTTCGCCCAGCCAGCGTGCCGCAACCCGCTTTATCCCGCTCGCGGGGGCGTTGTTCGCACTCCAAGTGTTACTCGGTGGATTACTCGCGCACTACTACGTCGAACGCCACGCCTTCTTCGGCATCGAGAAACTGTTCGGTGTCGAACTCATCAGTGTTCTCCCCTTTTCGCTGGCAAAGACGTTCCACTTGGATCTCGCTATTCTCTGGATTGCGTCGCTGTGGCTCGGGGCCGGACTGTTCCTGCCGCCACTTCTGACTAACTACGAACCACCTCGTCAGAAGACGTACATCCACGTCCTGTTGGGTGCGCTCATCGTCGCGGCCGTCGGCGGACTTGCGGGCATCTGGTTCGGCGCGCAAGGATACATCGACGGCGCACTCTGGTGGATTCTCGGCAACGAAGGACTAGAATATCTGGAGGTCGGTCGCCTTTGGCAGGTCGGCCTGCTCGTCGGATTCGTGCTGTGGACGGCGCTCGTTTGGCGGGGATTCAGGCCGCTCATCAAACGGGAATCCCGCTACGGTCTCGCCCATCTCATCGTTTACGCGGGCGGTTCTATCGGCCTTCTGTTCACCGCTGGGATGCTCTATACCCCGCAGACGAACATCGTGATGACGGAGTTCTGGCGCTGGTGGGTCGTCCACATGTGGGTCGAAGGCGCGTTCGAGTTCTTCATCGTCTCTATCGTCGGCCTCACCCTCGTCAGCATGGGGCTCCTGAAAAAGCGCTCTGCCGAGAAAGCCGTGGCGTTCCAAGCCCTGTTTGTGATGGGATCGGGTGTGATCGGCGCGGCGCACCACTACTGGTGGGTCGGCCAACCCGACGTGTGGGTTCCGCTCGGATCGGTTTTCTCCACGCTCGAACTCATTCCGCTCATCCTCATCCTGTTTGAGGCGATGGGGCAGTACCGAGCGCTGGCGACCAGCGATGACGGATTCCCGTACACGCTCCCGTTCATGTTCATCATCGCCAGCGGGTTCTGGAACTTCGTCGGCGCTGGCGTTCTCGGCTTCTTCATCAACCTCCCGCTCATCAACTACTACGAGCACGGGACGTATCTCACGGTCGGGCACGCACACGCAGCCATGTTCGGTGCGTTCGGTTTCCTCGCATTGGGGATGGCGACGTACATGCTTCGAATTTCCGCAAAGCCCGCTCAGTGGACTGGCAAGCGTCTCCGGTGGGCGTTCTGGCTCTGGAACATCGGGTTAGCGGTCATGGTGTTCGTGAGCGTCCTTCCCGTCGGCTTCCTGCAGTTGGAGACGGCGTTTACGCAGAGTTACGCCGCCGCTCGGAGTCTCGCGTTCTACAACGGTGAACTCGTCCAGCTTCTATTCTGGGCGCGCCTCCCGGGCGACACGATGATTATCCTCGGAACGCTCGTGTTCGCCTACGACATGGTGAAAAAACGGTTCACGCTCCGTCCAGTCTCGACGCCCGGAGAAGCGCCGTCGGGGACAATTCCCGACCGCGTGATGGCTGAAGACGACGACTGA
- a CDS encoding DUF7521 family protein — translation MTPNVATALVVLKTLALLLGGSITYHAFKAYRRTRSPALRALAIGFGVVTLGAIFGGVVDQLLPLDPNLALVVESLFTTVGFGIILYSLYVD, via the coding sequence ATGACCCCGAACGTCGCAACGGCGCTCGTCGTTCTCAAGACGCTCGCCCTCCTGCTCGGTGGGTCTATTACGTATCATGCATTCAAAGCGTACAGGCGGACTCGATCACCGGCGCTTCGGGCGCTCGCAATCGGTTTCGGCGTTGTTACCCTCGGTGCTATTTTTGGGGGCGTCGTCGATCAACTTCTTCCGCTCGACCCGAATCTCGCGCTCGTCGTCGAAAGTCTATTTACCACTGTCGGCTTCGGGATTATCCTCTACTCGTTGTACGTTGACTGA
- a CDS encoding winged helix-turn-helix domain-containing protein, translated as MERDPFAPDAPDTQDVLDALDDPDCRTIIEHIDGAMTANDIADACDVPLSTTYRKLDLLSEASLLEEQVELRTDGRHTTRYILAFDEVRITLTEDNAIELIIEHRDQSPEERLSELWSEVQKET; from the coding sequence ATGGAACGTGACCCGTTCGCTCCCGACGCGCCGGACACACAAGACGTGTTAGACGCACTTGATGATCCAGACTGCCGGACGATCATCGAACACATCGATGGAGCGATGACGGCAAACGACATCGCAGACGCCTGTGATGTCCCGCTTTCGACCACGTACCGAAAGCTCGATCTCCTCAGTGAGGCGTCACTCCTCGAAGAGCAGGTCGAGTTGCGAACCGATGGCCGACACACTACGCGATACATTCTCGCGTTTGACGAAGTCAGAATCACACTCACCGAAGACAACGCCATCGAACTGATCATCGAACACCGAGATCAGTCGCCCGAAGAGCGTCTGTCCGAACTGTGGTCTGAGGTGCAAAAAGAGACATGA
- a CDS encoding helix-turn-helix domain-containing protein, translated as MPRANLTVTIPDGIWIGDVTRAHPDATVRILSALTGDEAGVGLAEITAPDLQDVVSDIQDSDSVVELEILQQYQDTVLVQFETTMPLLLFPVQDSGVPLTMPFTIQDGQAEWELTAPQHRLSELGTQLDEFGIPFTVNEIRQHIEPEQLLTERQLRLVSAAVERGYYDTPRECSLTDLAETLELAKSTCSETLHRAEEKIVKQFLEDLDGTTIESPHP; from the coding sequence ATGCCACGAGCAAATCTCACGGTGACGATTCCCGACGGTATCTGGATCGGCGACGTCACACGTGCGCACCCGGACGCGACGGTTCGTATCTTGTCTGCACTCACTGGCGACGAAGCGGGAGTGGGACTCGCAGAGATTACGGCTCCAGACTTGCAGGATGTCGTCTCCGACATCCAGGACAGCGATTCGGTGGTCGAACTCGAAATCCTCCAGCAGTACCAGGATACGGTACTCGTCCAGTTCGAGACGACGATGCCCTTGCTCCTCTTTCCGGTACAGGACTCGGGCGTTCCGTTGACGATGCCTTTTACAATTCAGGACGGGCAGGCGGAGTGGGAACTTACGGCTCCACAACACCGTCTCTCGGAACTCGGAACGCAACTGGATGAGTTCGGTATTCCGTTCACTGTCAACGAGATCCGACAGCATATCGAACCCGAACAGTTGCTGACCGAACGGCAGTTACGCTTGGTGAGTGCTGCCGTCGAACGTGGTTACTACGACACACCGCGGGAGTGTTCGCTCACCGACCTCGCCGAAACGCTCGAACTGGCGAAGTCAACGTGTAGCGAGACGTTGCATCGCGCCGAGGAGAAGATTGTAAAGCAGTTCTTGGAGGACCTCGACGGGACGACGATAGAATCTCCACACCCATGA
- a CDS encoding DUF2249 domain-containing protein: MSSEMPERETRELDVREIEGEPFGEIVAALDTLCEHETLVLVNSFEPVPLYDVLEQRGFTYKTSQEGSEEWHVRITHA, from the coding sequence ATGAGCTCAGAGATGCCCGAGAGAGAAACCCGCGAACTAGACGTACGAGAGATAGAGGGTGAACCGTTCGGAGAGATTGTGGCAGCACTTGATACGCTCTGCGAACACGAAACGCTGGTACTGGTCAACAGTTTCGAGCCAGTTCCACTCTACGACGTACTCGAACAGCGGGGATTCACGTACAAAACATCGCAGGAGGGGAGCGAGGAGTGGCACGTGAGAATTACGCACGCCTGA
- a CDS encoding DUF2249 domain-containing protein translates to MGVLTRIVEETGAPDDRPMETLDTRELPPPKPLRNTLERVTELDDETVLLQMNDRAPQHLYPKLTDRGYDFETVEADEFVATVIWHTPP, encoded by the coding sequence ATGGGAGTCCTGACACGAATTGTCGAAGAAACGGGCGCACCGGATGACCGGCCGATGGAGACGCTCGACACGAGGGAGCTTCCGCCACCGAAACCGCTTCGCAACACTCTCGAACGGGTGACCGAACTAGACGATGAAACCGTTCTCCTGCAGATGAACGACCGTGCGCCACAGCATCTGTACCCGAAACTGACCGACAGAGGCTACGATTTCGAGACCGTCGAAGCAGACGAGTTCGTTGCGACGGTTATCTGGCACACGCCTCCCTGA
- a CDS encoding TIGR04053 family radical SAM/SPASM domain-containing protein, protein MNPRAIDTSQRPFVLVWELTQACELACKHCRADAKPNRHPDELTTAEGQQLLDEAAQFGDGQLVVLSGGDPLAREDAAELVQYGTDAGLRMTLTPSGTASLTRDSIDELADAGLQRVALSIDGGSAEAHDAFRKENGSFDQTVAAAEAAKSAGLPLQVNTTVCAETVDELPKIRQLVEDLGAVLWSVFFLVPVGRGRVLDPISPARAEGVMEWLSHVADEARFGVKTTEAPHYRRVVAQRGSDSTDRPSADSIGRRAGITAGNGFAFVSHIGKVYPSGFLPQSAGNVREQSVVDIYRNSDLFRSLRDPDALRGKCGACEFRHLCGGSRSRAFAYTQDPLESDPLCDYVPDGYEGQLPEQTFTARDASTAD, encoded by the coding sequence ATGAATCCCAGAGCGATCGACACGTCTCAGCGACCGTTCGTCCTCGTGTGGGAACTCACGCAGGCGTGCGAGTTAGCCTGCAAGCACTGTCGGGCCGACGCGAAACCGAATCGCCATCCGGACGAACTCACCACAGCGGAGGGACAGCAACTACTCGACGAGGCGGCCCAGTTCGGTGACGGGCAACTGGTCGTCCTCTCGGGTGGGGACCCACTTGCTCGGGAGGATGCCGCCGAACTCGTACAGTACGGAACCGACGCGGGTCTTCGAATGACGCTGACGCCGAGCGGAACGGCGTCCCTCACCCGTGACAGCATCGATGAACTAGCGGACGCGGGACTCCAGCGTGTTGCACTCAGTATCGACGGCGGATCCGCGGAGGCACACGACGCGTTCCGAAAAGAGAACGGGAGTTTCGATCAGACGGTCGCCGCGGCGGAGGCGGCGAAGTCGGCCGGGCTTCCGCTCCAAGTGAACACAACCGTGTGTGCGGAGACGGTGGACGAACTCCCGAAGATACGCCAGTTGGTTGAGGATTTAGGTGCAGTACTCTGGTCTGTGTTCTTCCTCGTCCCAGTTGGACGCGGACGCGTCCTTGACCCTATCTCACCAGCACGCGCCGAGGGCGTGATGGAGTGGTTAAGCCACGTGGCCGATGAAGCACGGTTCGGAGTCAAAACGACCGAAGCCCCGCACTACCGGCGCGTCGTCGCTCAGCGTGGAAGCGACTCGACTGACCGGCCGTCGGCGGACAGTATCGGTCGGCGGGCCGGAATCACCGCCGGCAACGGGTTCGCATTCGTCAGTCACATCGGCAAGGTGTACCCATCGGGCTTTCTGCCGCAATCAGCCGGAAACGTCCGAGAGCAAAGCGTCGTAGACATCTACCGGAATTCGGATTTATTCCGGTCGTTGCGCGATCCCGACGCACTCCGCGGTAAGTGCGGTGCGTGTGAGTTTCGGCATCTCTGCGGCGGGAGTCGATCACGGGCGTTCGCGTACACGCAAGACCCCTTGGAGTCGGACCCCCTCTGTGACTACGTCCCCGACGGGTACGAGGGCCAACTACCCGAACAGACGTTCACTGCACGAGATGCATCGACCGCCGACTGA
- a CDS encoding glutamyl-tRNAGlu reductase produces the protein MHRPPTERSADAPADSISGTELDIETAQETIRASGESIKRDELERAFATLESEGELTTEQRRIVERMATEIVDEILAAPESMLETDKSADRTAQTVVELFSTDR, from the coding sequence ATGCATCGACCGCCGACTGAACGGTCCGCTGACGCACCCGCTGATTCGATTTCCGGAACCGAACTCGACATCGAGACAGCCCAAGAGACGATCCGCGCCAGTGGTGAGAGTATCAAACGGGACGAGTTGGAGCGTGCGTTCGCTACGCTCGAATCGGAGGGAGAACTCACGACCGAGCAACGGAGAATTGTCGAACGGATGGCGACAGAAATCGTAGACGAAATCCTCGCCGCCCCCGAATCGATGTTAGAGACTGACAAATCAGCGGACCGAACAGCGCAAACGGTAGTTGAACTGTTCAGCACCGACCGATAG
- a CDS encoding halocyanin domain-containing protein: protein MERDDRSVNRRTILRATGASVVGVALAGCTGGGNGSTEQPENEEDSSSTKTAEDESGDAAESSGGSSDFGGWMDNVSNFESVTDATGKDKVTVKVGAKGNGGAYAFAPPAIRVSSGTTVVWEWTGKGSFHNVAAKDGSFKSEQVNKKGHTFEHTFKESGTHKYACTPHEPMGMKGVVVVE, encoded by the coding sequence ATGGAACGAGACGACCGATCGGTAAACCGTCGTACGATTCTCCGAGCGACTGGGGCGAGCGTCGTGGGCGTGGCGTTAGCTGGGTGTACCGGAGGCGGAAACGGCAGTACCGAACAACCGGAGAACGAAGAAGACAGTTCGAGTACGAAAACTGCCGAAGACGAAAGCGGTGATGCGGCCGAATCGTCCGGTGGGTCGTCGGACTTCGGCGGATGGATGGACAACGTGAGTAACTTCGAGAGCGTCACCGACGCTACTGGAAAAGACAAAGTGACCGTGAAAGTAGGTGCCAAAGGAAACGGTGGTGCTTACGCGTTCGCCCCGCCTGCAATCCGAGTCTCAAGTGGGACGACCGTCGTCTGGGAATGGACCGGAAAGGGGAGCTTTCACAACGTCGCTGCCAAGGACGGGAGTTTCAAGAGCGAACAAGTCAATAAGAAAGGACACACCTTCGAACACACGTTCAAGGAGAGCGGAACGCACAAGTACGCCTGCACGCCGCACGAGCCGATGGGCATGAAAGGCGTCGTCGTCGTCGAGTAA
- a CDS encoding CGCGG family putative rSAM-modified RiPP protein produces the protein MKMHSSHSSDHGHDEPTPVTDRTHDNSWSANLEQPQHAVDVDLVVSQAIDAIEHTEPGNHVNLVTHGDHGHPSEYLFDALDEAYGDDLSWEHIQQCGCGGHVTRVYVE, from the coding sequence ATGAAGATGCACTCATCTCACAGTTCGGACCACGGCCACGACGAACCGACACCAGTCACCGACCGCACGCACGATAACTCGTGGTCGGCCAACCTCGAACAACCGCAGCACGCCGTGGACGTTGATCTGGTCGTCTCACAGGCGATAGACGCTATCGAGCACACGGAACCCGGAAACCACGTCAATCTCGTCACTCACGGCGATCACGGCCATCCTTCGGAGTACCTCTTCGACGCGTTGGACGAAGCCTACGGGGACGACCTCTCGTGGGAACACATCCAGCAGTGCGGGTGCGGTGGTCATGTCACTCGCGTATACGTTGAGTGA
- a CDS encoding multicopper oxidase domain-containing protein, whose product MRDRIGAPGTGLSRREFLAATSGLGTAALAGCQAPTNQASAKAARPSTTANGGDSSLPTTSPPEVVNVDEQGGKVTLKTQPAVHEAHPLDSMGGPVKLPRVWAFQADDRDPSVPGPIIRTTEGEEMEVTLDNTDGKRPHTVHFHGARKAWKDDGVPTTTGITVSPGEKHTYTIPANVPGTHLYHCHFQTHRHIDMGMYGIFRVDPKGYEPADKEYFMTVKEWDSRLNRMMAGEDVSYSPRNRTPDVFTVNGKVAPRTLHPEDGSPLVVEHGDSVRVHFVNGGYMSHPLHIHNHRFQRVEKDGGTVPEAARHEMDVTNVAPAERHTVEFTADADPGIYLMHCHKVEHVMNGNFYPGGMLTGVVYKEAMNTDIFDQLMQYAGYEQ is encoded by the coding sequence ATGAGAGATCGCATTGGTGCCCCCGGAACGGGCCTCTCCCGACGAGAGTTCCTCGCAGCGACCAGCGGCCTGGGCACGGCCGCACTCGCCGGATGCCAAGCCCCGACGAACCAAGCGAGCGCGAAGGCCGCTCGACCCTCGACGACAGCCAACGGCGGCGATAGCAGTCTTCCGACAACCAGTCCACCGGAGGTCGTCAACGTTGACGAACAGGGCGGGAAGGTGACGCTGAAGACCCAGCCAGCCGTTCACGAGGCGCATCCACTCGACTCGATGGGCGGCCCGGTAAAACTACCGCGCGTGTGGGCGTTCCAAGCCGACGACCGCGACCCCTCCGTTCCCGGCCCCATAATCCGAACCACCGAAGGCGAGGAGATGGAGGTAACGCTGGACAATACGGACGGGAAGCGGCCGCATACGGTACACTTCCACGGTGCCCGGAAGGCGTGGAAAGACGACGGTGTCCCGACGACGACCGGGATTACGGTCTCACCCGGCGAGAAGCATACGTACACGATTCCGGCGAACGTGCCGGGGACACACCTCTATCACTGCCACTTCCAGACGCATCGCCACATCGACATGGGGATGTACGGCATTTTCCGGGTCGATCCCAAGGGGTACGAACCAGCCGACAAGGAATACTTCATGACCGTCAAAGAGTGGGATTCACGTCTCAACCGTATGATGGCGGGCGAGGATGTGTCCTACTCGCCGCGGAACCGGACGCCGGACGTGTTCACAGTCAACGGAAAAGTTGCGCCGCGAACACTCCATCCAGAGGACGGGTCACCGCTTGTCGTCGAACACGGCGATTCAGTGCGAGTTCACTTCGTCAACGGCGGCTACATGAGCCATCCGTTGCACATCCACAACCACCGCTTCCAGCGCGTGGAGAAAGACGGTGGAACAGTTCCGGAGGCTGCCCGCCACGAGATGGACGTGACGAACGTCGCGCCTGCGGAGCGCCACACAGTCGAGTTCACCGCGGACGCCGATCCAGGGATCTACCTCATGCACTGCCACAAGGTCGAGCACGTGATGAACGGGAACTTCTACCCCGGCGGAATGCTCACCGGGGTCGTCTACAAGGAAGCGATGAACACGGACATCTTCGACCAACTGATGCAGTACGCGGGATACGAGCAGTAA